In the Pecten maximus chromosome 5, xPecMax1.1, whole genome shotgun sequence genome, TATGGTGAGGGAGGAGATAGGAGAGGAGAGATGGGTATGGTGAGGGAGGAGATAGGAGAGGAGAGATGGGTATGGTGAGGGAGGAGATAGGAGAGGAGAGATGGGTATGGTGAGGGTGGAGATAGAGGAGAGATGGGGTATGGTGAGGGAGGAGATAGGAGAGGAGAGATGGGTATGGTGAGGGAGGAGATAGGAGAGGAGAGATGGGTATGGTGAGGGAAGAGATAGGAGAGGAGAGATGGGGTGCGTGGTCTGGTGGGATAGGAGGCGATATGGGTCATGGTGGGTCTTGGGCGATCGTGGTAGCGGAAGAGTTAGCTGAGGGAGAGGTGGTACTGGTGGGCGGAGATGGAGGGAGTTTTGTGGAGAGCGAGAGATGGGTGGTAGGTTGGAATAGGAGAGGAGATGATTGTGGTAGGTCGGAGATGGAGGGAGAGTGGTATGGGGGGGAGATAGGAGAGGAGAGATGGGTATGGGTGGAGATAGGAGAGGAGAGATGGGTATGGTGAGGGTGGAGATAGGAGAGGAGAGATGGGTATGGTGAGGGAGGAGAGGAGAGGAGAGATGGGTGGGAGTGGAGGGAGATAGGAGGGGAGTGGGTTGGTAGGGATGGAAAGTATGGTTGTCTAGGATGATATCAGGTCGCTTGGTATGTCGGAGAGTAGAATATCTGACTGGTCCCCTTCGGGCGATGGCTGCTAGTTTTATTGGAGGGCGTCGGGGAGGTCTAGTAGGGAGGAGAGACTGCTCTGGTTGTTCTTTCGAGGTGGCACGTCTTGGGGTTGTCAGCGATGGTATTGCGTATGGCTGAGCGATCGATTAGGTAGAATAACGATTTGGGTAGGGTTCATGGGACTGTGGTATTTGGCTGGTGAATGATTGGGATTGTGCATCGGGAGATATTGAAGACAGTAGATTGTGATGTCTTATGAATGAATAGGAGAGCGTCGGTCGGGTTTCTGGTAATGAACGTGGTGAGCGTGGAGGTTGGGGAGTGTACAGGCTTTAGCTACTGGACTGGAGGTCGGCTAGGGCGTGGGTCTGGAGGGTCGCGGTCCGTCGTATCGAAGTTGCTGGTTGAGAGGCCTTGTCTGTTAGGACTAGATTGAAGTTGTTGGTGGAGACGCGCTTGGGCGAAGGGTGCGAGATTGGCTATGGTGAGCGCTGAGTCGCCCGGGGCGCAGCGAGGCGCTGTATGGTGTGGAACTTTAGGCGGATGCTTGGGTCGGTCATGGCGTCGGGGGATTAGGAGAGGAGAGATGGGTATGGCGAGGGTGGAGATAGGAGAGGAGAGATGGGTATGGTGAGGGTGGAGATAGGAGAGGAGAGATGGGTATGGTGAGGGAGGAGATAGGAGAGGAGAGATGGGGTATGGTGAGGGTGGAGATAGGAGAGGAGAGATGGGGTATGGTGAGGGAGCATTTAATTGTGTTGTGCATTACTGGCATTGAAAGTTATTTCTTAATACCTTGGTATACATCTGTTAGAAATATCTGTACCATGATTCCACCTTTCGAGGCTGTCAGtctgtttctttttatttgacAGGGGCGCTGGAGTGATGTATCAGGGAGGAAGTACTGTCTTCTCTGGTCCCTATTCTTCTCCGCATGTGGCTACATGTCTTTGGGGTTTTCCACATCGTTAATTGCTCTTTTCCTGACCCGCATTCCATTAGGTATATAAATTTTAACAATCTTTTATGTAGGGACATTTCACTGCATATCTGATTTTCTGGTGTAATACTTGTATACAAGTATTGTTACGTAAAGAATGCTTATGTTGGATGAAACtataatttttagctcacctggactgAAGGtccagtgagcttatgtcatggcacagcgtccgtcgtccgtctgttgtccgtcaacatttgcttcaaatcactacttgtcataaagttatgaatagatttgaatttagtcagaaatatccttggagaaggggaacagattttgcataaattgtgactctgatccccaaggggcctgaggaatgaggcccaataggggaaattgaggcaattcctttaaatcgctgctagtcataaagttatgaatggatttgaacttaatttggtcagaaacatcctttgggggaggggaacagattttgtgtaaACGGTGACACTGACCCCtcaggggcccaataggggaaatagaggtagtgcatttaaatcactactaggcataaagttatgaatggatttggacccaatttggccagaaacatcatTGAGGAAGGGAAACAGATATTGCATTGATGAGGGtaggggtcaaataggggaaatagaggtaatttctttaaatcgctacttgtcatcaagttcttattggattctcaccaaatttggtcagaaacgtCCTTGGCAGATGGAgattaaattttacataaatgatgactctgtCCCTAAAGGGGCCCAAATGGcagggcccaataagggaaattgaggcaattcctttaaattgcaaCTAGTtttaaagttatgaatagattatggtcaaaaacatccttggggaaggggaacagattttgcataaatggttgcTGTGGGCAGAGCCCAATatggaaatagaggtaatgccttgAAATCGCTACTTGTCCATGATGTCCTgcatggatttgaaccaaatttggtcagaaagagTCTTAGGGGAAgtggaaaagattttgcataaatggtggctgtacatatactatatagcaTTGTGACATTTACAAATAAAGTTActtattaacaaattgaacatgaacattattttgatgtttggtcaaatcaaaccaggtgagcgatacataccccatgggcctcttgttttttttaacaggTTTCTTTAAGCACAGCCAAAGTATTTGCAAGTCCCTACTAGCAGACATGTTTCCAACAGACAAGCAGTCTGCTGTTCATGGCCACTTCAACTCGGTGTCCAGCATAGGGTTTATTCTCGGTCCAGTGGTCAGTGGTCACATTGTGGAGATGGCTGGAGGATTCTATAGTGTTACTTTGTTGTGTGGGGCCATCTTCATGCTCAATGGAGGTAGGTACTGATAAAATGGCAGGATTAACCATCGGGTGGCTGCCTGGCTGGCTAAATGGCTACATGAGGTTTTGCTGATAGTGAGCCATTTAGTTTTCACCTTTAAACCTGAATGTCCAAATTATGTATTCCTACACCTTGGACCTGACATTAGTTATGTCCAAATTATGTAATCCTATGCTTGGGACCTGATGTTAGATATGTCCAAAGTATGAATTCCTACACCTGAGACTTGGTGTTATGTCCAAAGTATGAATTCCTACACCTGGGATCTGATGTAAGTTATGTCCAAATTATGTAATCCTACACTTGGGCCCTGATGTTTATAATAAGTTAATTCCAAATTATGTATTCCTATACACTTTGGACCTGATGTTTATAATAAGTTAATTCCAAattgtgtattcctacacttTGGACCTGATGTTAGTTAATTCCAAATTATGTATTCTCACCTTTACCTCTTCAGTGTTGGTGTGGTGCTGTTTTCCTGACATCAAATCCAAGTCACATGACCTTGCCAGGGATGAATCATCTACCTCCCTCCAGAAGCTTGGATCTGATGAATTCAACTTTACTCCAAAACAGCTGTTTCAGTTTAAATCTCTTAATTGGTCGGCATTTTGGGATTTATTTTTAGTGAGGTTCTGTTTAGGAATAGCTTTGCTGTTATTTAGAAGTAATTTTTCCTTGATGTTACGAGAAAAGTTTGAATTGTCTCCATTAGGTTTAGGTTACATTATATCTTACAGTGGTGTTATATCTGCCTTGTGTGGTTTACTGTCTGGGCATATCTCTAAACACTACCACAATGACCAACGTCTGTACAAACACCTCGCAATACTCATGACATTAACAATGTTTTTCTTTGTCTTCACTTCCACATTTTGGTGGTATGTGTTGCTTCTCATACCTCTGAGCTTTGCCTCGATGAACCTGAGAGTAGTCGGTACAAGTATATTGATATCAAGGGGAGGTAAGCAGGAAATCGGGGCCCTGATTGGGCTCAGTCAGAGTGTTATGTCTATTGCAAGAATGTTAGCTCCTCTTTTGTCGGGGATTCTGCTGGAGATCAGTCCCAGTGGTCCCCCCTTGATTGGGGCTGGAATGGCAGCTCTGGCGGTGCTGATAATTGGGGTCAAATGGGGAATACGTGGGGAACAAAACGGACCTAAACAGGAATAAAGCCGTAATAAATGCTGTAATTGAAAGTGTACATTAATTATGTCTTCAGGTAAAATCTGCCTGATTCTTTGTAGAGCTTACtggatatattttatttcatgttttcatataaatcttatttgatttttaatgattaattttgacaatttttgttttaaatttattgaaatacaagtgacttgttttaatatttatgGTGCTGGAGTAGACTGGTGTGATGCTGTTTGTGTCGAGGGATTTTTTTACCAGTTGAAGGCTGAGACAGATGACCTATGACAATCCATCTCCTGCTGTCATACTCAttcaacattttacattttgaagtTGAAATTGAATCTTATTTCAAACTAATACTCTAGTTTAACTAAACTTAAAGGAAATTTAAAAACAGTGCTCGGTAAATCATCTTACCTAACAATAACAACCTTAAAGGTTGAAAAATGCCTACCAATATATTTCTGGAAATTTCCTCTTCACATAacagtatatgtatgtatacctgtacGGTTCTCCAGTCACTGCTCAATTGTTAGTCACATATATtcgtataaaatgtaaataccTTTTCTACATTCCATTTGTGTGAAAATGTATTGGTTATGAAGAAGTATCTATGCACTGTAATAGTGGAATttttaatgtttacatgtttagtAAACAGAACAGCAACACTATCAGTACAAGTAGAATTGAGCACCACACTGAAGATCCCACTAACCCTGAAGTCGTTGTTGGCTGTATTTGAATGTTTGATATCAGTACAAGGTGTATGACCAGTATGATATGTAATTTATAGACTTTTGTGAGTTGTGTACTGTGATAGGTATCAGTATATGTATTAAGTATATTCTTTTTCCTTGTAAATTAATTCCCTGTTGAAATGCAGTATTATCTGTTGTTAACATAAATGTGTGATAAAACAGctttaaactgttttaaatcATGTCTTGCCTGAAAGGCATATCCAAATTTAATCCCGCATGTTACAGAGTGGGAGTAGATCGGGAGCCGATACCATCCACACCAGTAGATGAAGTTGAAGATGTCTCAATACTAGTTTCAAACTAATAGTATGATGACAACATCAGTGTGGTTACAATATGGATctttaaggctgtatgttaccttactatGTTGTAATGTGTAAGATATTGCATCAATCATTTTGACATGTACAACTTATAGCATCTTCTCACTTTAGTTGTTGTGCAATAGGTACTGCATTTTGTCTCGATCTCACAAACTGaggattttaatgttttcaagATTCCTGTTGTATGATAGAAATTTTAGCATGTTGGACTTTTTGTTGGCACAAgtattttttcaacaaaataatgtatatccAATTGTATCgatatttcaaatacatgtacactttgaaaatacatgtaagtACATAAGATATACTAGAAGCTGTTTACATACTGTGCTAGAAGCTTTTTAAGGAACAGGGCTTTTTTTCACTACTTTGGGAATGGGGCCTTTGGCTTTCAGGGATTGGGAAAAAATGTGCAGCAACAGGTAAATTGGAAAAAAATGGACGGAATGGTGAAAATAACAAGTAGACACAAATATGGATCTATGCTATATTTATTTAGACTCTAgagcattatctccctttatcaggCCAGAATAACCAATAAAACGTTGACGGGACGGCACCATCCcgatttttaaagacatacatattttaaagaTCATTCGATTGTGAATTTTAACTGGTCGGATTGGGAAAAATCTACAATTTTGCTGTGGGGAATGGGCCCAAAAAAAGCCGTGAGGAATAAGtcttgttttttaatttttgactGGCGTGTAAACtgcatttttagctcacctggtccgaaggaccaaggtgagcttatgccataccgtggcgtccgtcgtccgtcgtccgtccgtccgtccgtcgtccgtcgtccgtcgtctgtcgtccgtcgtccgtcgtccgtccgtccgtcaacaattgacttcttcttcataaccactgatcagaatttgaccaaatttggtcagaagcatccctatgggtaggggactcaaaattgtacaaatgatggggctgaccccccaggggcctgaggggcagggccaaaaggggtcaatttggctatattgatataaataacttcttctctgaaaccgagcaaaggatattgctcctatttgtctggaagtatcactatggggtggggattcaaaattgtacaaatggtggtgctgacccccaggggcctgaggggcggggccaaaaggggtcaatttggccatattgatataaacgacttcttctctgaaacccagtaaaggatattgctcctatttgtctggaagcatcactatggggtggggattcaaaattgtacaaatggtggtgctgaccccctaggggcctgaggggcgaggcaaaaatgggtcaatatagctaccatattgatataaacgacttcttctctggaacagAGCAaaggatatcactcatatttgcctggtagcataactttggggtggggattcaaaattgtacaaatgatgggactgaccccctaggggcctgaggggcgaggcaaaaatgggtcaatatagctatattgatataaactacttctctggaaccaagcaaaggatatccctcatatttgcctggtagcatcactttggggtggggattcaaaattgtacaaatgatggggctgaacccaggggccggaagggcggggccaaatgtggtcatttgggctatattgatataaacaacttcttctctgaaaccgaacaaacgatattgctcatatttgcctggtagcaacaatatggggtggggattcaaaattgtacaaatggtgtggctgacccccggggggcccgaggggcggggccaagaggggtcaattttgctgtattgatattaacgacttcttctctgaaaccgagcaaaggatattgctcctatttgcctggaagcaatcactatggggtggggattcaaaattgtacaaatggtggtgctgaccccctaggggcctgtgaggcggggcaaaaatgggtcaatatagctatattgatattaacgacttcttctctgaaactaagcaatggatatcactcatatttgcctggtagcaacaccctagggtagggattcaaaattgtacaaatgacaggactgaccccaggggacctaagaggtggggccaaaaggggttattttggcaaaattgatataaacaactttttctctgaaaataagcaatggatatctttaatatgtgactggtagcattcactttggttaaggattcaaaattgtacaaatgatggggccgaccccctggaggctgaggggctgggccaaaaggggtcaatttggctaaattgatatgaacaacttctctgaaacagctcatatttgactattagcatcctattggggtagggattcaaaattgtataaaggaaggagctgaccccagggggcagagggcagggtcaaaaggggccaattggtctatacaagatcttctctgaaactaagctatggatatcactcacatttgtgtggtagcatccctatggggtcacgccaaaagtcaatttcatttcatggattaatgtaccttttggcattttagtattaaaataaaaccaatgtacatgtacccatataaaatgcttatgatatatattgacatagcaataccagcgacaaatatacttaagcatcattcttgtttcatatctcatgaaaccaggtgagcgatacaggccctctgggcctcttgttttagat is a window encoding:
- the LOC117327782 gene encoding major facilitator superfamily domain-containing protein 9-like; protein product: MVIPLISNHARDLGASPTMAGFIGSVYGCIQLFSSPVVGRWSDVSGRKYCLLWSLFFSACGYMSLGFSTSLIALFLTRIPLGFFKHSQSICKSLLADMFPTDKQSAVHGHFNSVSSIGFILGPVVSGHIVEMAGGFYSVTLLCGAIFMLNGVLVWCCFPDIKSKSHDLARDESSTSLQKLGSDEFNFTPKQLFQFKSLNWSAFWDLFLVRFCLGIALLLFRSNFSLMLREKFELSPLGLGYIISYSGVISALCGLLSGHISKHYHNDQRLYKHLAILMTLTMFFFVFTSTFWWYVLLLIPLSFASMNLRVVGTSILISRGGKQEIGALIGLSQSVMSIARMLAPLLSGILLEISPSGPPLIGAGMAALAVLIIGVKWGIRGEQNGPKQE